In a single window of the Raphanus sativus cultivar WK10039 chromosome 9, ASM80110v3, whole genome shotgun sequence genome:
- the LOC108823678 gene encoding SUMO-conjugating enzyme UBC9 isoform X4 yields MASKRILKELKDLQKDPPTSCSAGPVAEDMFHWQATIMGPSDSPYSGGVFLVTIHFLPDYPFKPPKVAFRTKVFHPNINSNGSSCLGKRNWKGSREASGLMLVVESLHRSNWKGLEKHQASCSRKGTLSRHHHQHPI; encoded by the exons ATGGCATCGAAACGGATTTTGAAGGAACTGAAAGATCTGCAGAAGGATCCTCCTACTTCATGCAGCGCAG GACCGGTCGCGGAAGACATGTTCCATTGGCAAGCCACGATAATGGGTCCATCCGACAGCCCTTACTCTGGCGGTGTTTTTCTTGTTACCATTCATTTCCTTCCTGATTATCCTTTTAAACCTCCCAAG GTGGCTTTTAGGACTAAGGTGTTCCATCCAAACATCAACAGCAATGGGAGCAGCTGCCTCGG TAAAAGAAACTGGAAGGGCTCTAGAGAAGCATCAGGCCTCATGTTGGTGGTTGAATCTCTTCACCGTTCAAACTGGAAGGGTCTAGAGAAGCATCAGGCCTCATGTTCCAGAAAA GGAACACTGTCTCGCCACCATCATCAACATCCGATCTAA
- the LOC108823678 gene encoding SUMO-conjugating enzyme UBC9 isoform X2 gives MASKRILKELKDLQKDPPTSCSAGPVAEDMFHWQATIMGPSDSPYSGGVFLVTIHFLPDYPFKPPKVAFRTKVFHPNINSNGSSCLGKRNWKGSREASGLMLVVESLHRSNWKGLEKHQASCSRKVKHLSSLQGTLSRHHHQHPI, from the exons ATGGCATCGAAACGGATTTTGAAGGAACTGAAAGATCTGCAGAAGGATCCTCCTACTTCATGCAGCGCAG GACCGGTCGCGGAAGACATGTTCCATTGGCAAGCCACGATAATGGGTCCATCCGACAGCCCTTACTCTGGCGGTGTTTTTCTTGTTACCATTCATTTCCTTCCTGATTATCCTTTTAAACCTCCCAAG GTGGCTTTTAGGACTAAGGTGTTCCATCCAAACATCAACAGCAATGGGAGCAGCTGCCTCGG TAAAAGAAACTGGAAGGGCTCTAGAGAAGCATCAGGCCTCATGTTGGTGGTTGAATCTCTTCACCGTTCAAACTGGAAGGGTCTAGAGAAGCATCAGGCCTCATGTTCCAGAAAAGTAAAGCATCTCTCTTCTTTG CAGGGAACACTGTCTCGCCACCATCATCAACATCCGATCTAA
- the LOC108823678 gene encoding SUMO-conjugating enzyme UBC9 isoform X3 → MASKRILKELKDLQKDPPTSCSAGPVAEDMFHWQATIMGPSDSPYSGGVFLVTIHFLPDYPFKPPKVAFRTKVFHPNINSNGSSCLGKRNWKGSREASGLMLVVESLHRSNWKGLEKHQASCSRKQGTLSRHHHQHPI, encoded by the exons ATGGCATCGAAACGGATTTTGAAGGAACTGAAAGATCTGCAGAAGGATCCTCCTACTTCATGCAGCGCAG GACCGGTCGCGGAAGACATGTTCCATTGGCAAGCCACGATAATGGGTCCATCCGACAGCCCTTACTCTGGCGGTGTTTTTCTTGTTACCATTCATTTCCTTCCTGATTATCCTTTTAAACCTCCCAAG GTGGCTTTTAGGACTAAGGTGTTCCATCCAAACATCAACAGCAATGGGAGCAGCTGCCTCGG TAAAAGAAACTGGAAGGGCTCTAGAGAAGCATCAGGCCTCATGTTGGTGGTTGAATCTCTTCACCGTTCAAACTGGAAGGGTCTAGAGAAGCATCAGGCCTCATGTTCCAGAAAA CAGGGAACACTGTCTCGCCACCATCATCAACATCCGATCTAA